The proteins below are encoded in one region of Pseudomonas sp. SCB32:
- the ftsB gene encoding cell division protein FtsB, with protein MRLRSPYWLFVVLILALAGLQYRLWVGDGSLAQVRDLQKQIADQQGENERLLERNRILEAEVAELKKGTETVEERARHELGMVKDKETLYQLAQ; from the coding sequence TTGAGGTTACGTAGCCCTTATTGGCTGTTCGTCGTGCTGATCCTGGCGTTGGCCGGTTTGCAGTATCGCCTGTGGGTCGGCGATGGCAGCCTGGCGCAGGTGCGCGACCTGCAGAAGCAGATCGCCGACCAGCAGGGCGAAAACGAGCGTCTGCTCGAGCGTAACCGCATCCTCGAGGCCGAAGTGGCCGAGCTCAAGAAAGGCACCGAGACGGTCGAGGAGCGTGCCCGCCACGAACTCGGCATGGTCAAGGACAAGGAAACCCTCTACCAGCTCGCGCAATGA
- the yedF gene encoding sulfurtransferase-like selenium metabolism protein YedF has protein sequence MPDTKTPTLSLDLRGEHCPYNAIATLETLETLKPGDLLEVITDCSQSVHGIPEDTQRHGYHCLAVEQHGALFRFLIEVPMLG, from the coding sequence ATGCCCGACACCAAGACGCCGACGCTGTCGCTTGATCTGCGCGGCGAACACTGCCCGTACAACGCCATCGCCACCCTGGAAACCCTGGAGACGCTCAAGCCGGGCGATCTGCTGGAGGTGATCACCGACTGTTCGCAATCGGTGCATGGCATTCCCGAGGACACCCAGCGTCATGGCTACCACTGCCTGGCAGTGGAGCAGCATGGGGCGTTGTTCCGCTTTCTGATTGAAGTGCCGATGCTGGGCTGA
- the eno gene encoding phosphopyruvate hydratase: MAKIVDIKGREVLDSRGNPTVEADVILDNGIVGSACAPSGASTGSREALELRDGDKSRYLGKGVLKAVANINGPIRDLLLGKDAADQKGLDHAMIDLDGTENKGKLGANAILAVSLAAAKAAAQAKGVPLYAHIADLNGTPGQYSMPVPMMNIINGGEHADNNVDIQEFMVQPVGAKNFADALRMGAEIFHHLKAVLKARGLNTAVGDEGGFAPNLASNEDALAAIAEAVANAGYKLGEDVTLALDCASSEFFKDGKYDLEGEGKVFSAEGFADYLAGLTQRYPIISIEDGMDESDWAGWKVLTDKIGEKVQLVGDDLFVTNTKILKRGIDEKIGNSILIKFNQIGSLTETLEAIQMAKAAGFTAVISHRSGETEDSTIADLAVGTAAGQIKTGSLCRSDRVSKYNQLLRIEEQLGAKAPYRGRAEFRG; this comes from the coding sequence ATGGCAAAGATCGTCGACATCAAGGGCCGTGAGGTCCTGGACTCCCGCGGCAACCCGACTGTTGAAGCGGACGTGATCCTGGACAACGGCATCGTCGGCAGCGCTTGCGCCCCGTCCGGTGCATCCACCGGTTCCCGCGAGGCTCTCGAACTGCGCGATGGCGACAAGAGCCGTTACCTGGGCAAGGGCGTGCTGAAAGCCGTGGCCAACATCAACGGCCCGATCCGCGACCTGCTGCTGGGCAAGGACGCGGCTGACCAGAAAGGTCTGGATCACGCGATGATCGACCTCGACGGCACCGAGAACAAAGGCAAGCTGGGCGCCAACGCCATCCTGGCCGTGTCCCTGGCTGCCGCCAAGGCCGCCGCTCAGGCCAAGGGCGTGCCGCTGTACGCGCACATCGCCGACCTGAACGGCACCCCGGGCCAGTACTCCATGCCGGTTCCGATGATGAACATCATCAACGGCGGCGAGCACGCCGATAACAACGTCGACATCCAGGAGTTCATGGTTCAGCCGGTTGGCGCCAAGAACTTCGCCGACGCGCTGCGCATGGGCGCCGAGATCTTCCACCACCTCAAAGCCGTGCTGAAGGCCCGTGGCCTGAATACCGCCGTGGGTGACGAAGGTGGCTTCGCGCCGAACCTGGCTTCCAATGAAGACGCCCTGGCCGCCATCGCCGAAGCCGTCGCCAACGCCGGCTACAAGCTGGGCGAAGACGTGACCCTGGCCCTGGACTGCGCTTCCTCCGAGTTCTTCAAGGACGGCAAGTACGACCTGGAAGGCGAAGGTAAAGTGTTCAGCGCCGAAGGTTTCGCCGACTACCTGGCCGGCCTGACTCAGCGCTACCCGATCATCTCTATCGAAGACGGCATGGACGAGTCCGACTGGGCTGGCTGGAAAGTCCTGACCGACAAGATCGGCGAGAAGGTGCAGCTGGTCGGTGACGACCTGTTCGTAACCAACACCAAGATCCTCAAGCGCGGCATCGACGAGAAGATCGGCAACTCGATCCTGATCAAGTTCAACCAGATCGGCTCGCTGACCGAAACCTTGGAAGCCATCCAGATGGCCAAGGCCGCCGGCTTCACCGCAGTGATCTCGCACCGTTCGGGCGAAACCGAGGACAGCACCATCGCTGACCTGGCTGTCGGCACCGCCGCCGGTCAGATCAAGACTGGCTCCCTGTGCCGCTCCGACCGCGTCTCCAAGTACAACCAGCTGCTGCGTATCGAAGAGCAACTGGGCGCCAAGGCGCCGTACCGTGGTCGCGCGGAATTCCGCGGCTGA
- the yedE gene encoding selenium metabolism membrane protein YedE/FdhT, whose protein sequence is MSALFSFRERYLVRFWSPLPTLIALGVASAYYFAMTGTFWAVTGEFTRWGGHVLSWFGLQPQEWSYFKIIGLQGTPLDRIDGVMIIGMFLGALCCALWAGNVSLRWPTSKRRLLQGLVGGVIAGFGARLAMGCNLAAFFTGIPMFSVHAWAFMFSTVIGAWFGVKISLLPFLRIPLKVGGKAAALPSAKALARRAKLQWRLGMGVLALAALFAAWRFEASLVLGMACLFGLLFGGLIERAQICFTSAARDLWTTGRTQAALGILLGMAAACLGTFAAIHNGLPPKIFWMGPNAVIGGVLFGIGIVLAGGCETGWMYRSMEGQVHFWVVGVGNVIGGTLVAVYWDQFGTSLALPYPKLNLLQEFGPGGGLLITFAGLALCMLLVQLNAQRFTRKRKPSDARHQDADAVA, encoded by the coding sequence ATGTCAGCCCTATTCTCCTTCCGCGAGCGCTATCTCGTGCGCTTCTGGTCGCCACTCCCGACCTTGATCGCCCTCGGCGTCGCCTCGGCCTACTACTTCGCCATGACCGGCACCTTCTGGGCGGTCACCGGCGAATTCACGCGCTGGGGCGGGCATGTACTGTCCTGGTTCGGCCTGCAGCCGCAGGAGTGGAGCTATTTCAAGATCATCGGCCTGCAAGGCACGCCGCTGGACCGCATCGATGGCGTGATGATCATCGGCATGTTCCTCGGCGCGTTGTGCTGCGCACTCTGGGCCGGAAACGTCAGCCTGCGCTGGCCAACCAGCAAGCGGCGCCTGCTGCAGGGGCTGGTCGGTGGAGTGATCGCCGGCTTCGGCGCGCGCCTGGCGATGGGCTGCAACCTTGCGGCTTTCTTTACCGGCATCCCGATGTTCTCGGTGCACGCCTGGGCCTTCATGTTCTCCACCGTGATCGGTGCCTGGTTCGGCGTGAAGATCAGCCTGCTGCCTTTTCTGCGCATTCCACTGAAAGTTGGCGGCAAGGCTGCGGCCTTGCCAAGCGCCAAGGCCCTGGCCCGCCGCGCGAAGCTGCAATGGCGCCTGGGCATGGGCGTCCTGGCGCTGGCCGCGCTGTTCGCCGCCTGGCGCTTCGAGGCCTCCCTCGTGCTGGGCATGGCCTGTCTGTTCGGCCTGCTCTTCGGCGGCCTGATCGAGCGTGCGCAGATCTGCTTCACCAGCGCCGCCCGCGACCTCTGGACCACCGGCCGGACCCAGGCCGCGCTGGGCATCCTGCTAGGCATGGCGGCCGCCTGTCTCGGCACCTTCGCCGCGATCCACAACGGTCTGCCGCCGAAGATATTCTGGATGGGCCCCAACGCCGTGATCGGCGGCGTGCTGTTCGGCATCGGCATCGTGCTGGCCGGCGGCTGCGAGACCGGCTGGATGTACCGTTCGATGGAGGGCCAGGTGCACTTCTGGGTAGTAGGTGTCGGCAACGTGATCGGCGGCACGCTGGTCGCCGTGTACTGGGATCAGTTCGGCACCAGCCTCGCCCTGCCCTATCCCAAACTCAACCTGCTGCAGGAATTCGGCCCTGGAGGCGGCCTGCTGATCACCTTCGCCGGCCTCGCTCTCTGCATGCTGTTGGTGCAACTCAACGCGCAACGATTCACCCGCAAACGGAAACCGTCCGATGCCCGACACCAAGACGCCGACGCTGTCGCTTGA
- the ispD gene encoding 2-C-methyl-D-erythritol 4-phosphate cytidylyltransferase, protein MTTPAFWAVIPAAGIGSRMRADRPKQYLDLAGRSILERTLDCFLGHPRLKGLVVCLAADDPWWPTLPSASNELIQRAEGGRERAASVLNGLLRLSELGAATDDWVLVHDAARPNLARADLDRLLDELEFDTVGGLLGVPARDTLKRVDANGRVVETIDRSVVWQAYTPQMFRLGALHRALADALVADAAITDEASAMEWAGYKPRMVEGRVDNIKVTTPEDLQRLQRNFAKH, encoded by the coding sequence ATGACCACTCCTGCCTTCTGGGCCGTAATACCGGCCGCCGGCATCGGTTCGCGGATGCGTGCCGATCGCCCCAAGCAATACCTCGACCTTGCCGGTCGCAGCATTCTCGAACGTACTCTCGACTGTTTCCTTGGTCATCCCCGGCTCAAGGGCCTGGTGGTGTGCCTGGCCGCCGATGATCCCTGGTGGCCGACCCTGCCGAGCGCCTCCAACGAACTGATCCAGCGTGCCGAAGGCGGCCGTGAGCGTGCCGCTTCGGTGCTCAATGGCTTGCTGCGCCTGAGTGAGCTCGGCGCCGCCACCGATGATTGGGTGCTGGTGCACGACGCTGCCCGGCCGAACCTGGCGCGCGCCGATCTGGATCGCCTGCTGGACGAATTGGAATTCGATACCGTGGGCGGCCTGCTTGGCGTGCCCGCGCGGGATACCTTGAAGCGCGTCGATGCCAATGGCCGTGTGGTCGAGACCATCGACCGCAGTGTGGTCTGGCAGGCCTACACCCCGCAGATGTTCCGCCTCGGTGCGCTGCATCGCGCGCTCGCCGATGCGCTGGTGGCCGACGCGGCCATCACCGACGAAGCCTCGGCCATGGAATGGGCGGGCTACAAGCCGCGCATGGTGGAAGGGCGGGTGGACAACATCAAGGTCACCACCCCGGAAGACCTGCAGCGCCTGCAGCGTAACTTCGCCAAGCACTGA